In one window of Myxocyprinus asiaticus isolate MX2 ecotype Aquarium Trade chromosome 43, UBuf_Myxa_2, whole genome shotgun sequence DNA:
- the LOC127433924 gene encoding zona pellucida-like domain-containing protein 1: protein MWLSLLVYQLALILQSEAQNACLISPTFREPDSSDITVMCGTNRMDLQILLCPIYFIGYNESTLAFNGLFAKPECKGTADWTANPPVLKFQFYITETSISACSNKLTITQEVGSGLFSDFSSVQSVNISGMVNSQDPNAGTITYRQDMIYLFSCRYPLQYLVNNTEMSVSGVNLAIKDNNGSFISTLSMQLFEDITYTTHLFVPPTGLQLKSRIFVEVRATNLTQRFNVLLDRCYATTSPYPVNSTSFDLFVGCTQDPQTVMGVNGEQQVARFSFEAFRFVEHKNRTVSTFYIHCATRLCETTFCRSLRQNCTSSLRRRRDVQSAQGTSVSDVATVTSGPIMTKVDSGEPTAPVSEVSKDLKRQEAMVGVSVAAGVFCLLCIVMLAVLVYRKSNIDKASLFH, encoded by the exons ATGTGGCTGTCCCTCCTTGTGTATCAACTTGCCCTGATTCTCCAGTCTGAAGCTCAGAATGCCTGCCTCATCAGCCCAACATTTAGAGAGCCAG acagctCTGATATCACAGTCATGTGTGGCACAAACAGGATGGATCTGCAAATTTTGCTGTGTCCCATCTACTTCATTGGATATAATGAATCCACATTGGCTTTTAATGGCCTGTTTGCCAAACCCGAGTGCAAAGGAACAGCTGACTGGACCGCCAACCCACCTGTACTGAAATTCCAATTCTACATCACTGAAACGTCCATATCTGCTTGCTCCAACAAGCTGACG ATCACTCAGGAGGTGGGATCTGGGCTGTTCTCTGACTTCTCTAGTGTGCAGTCTGTGAACATCTCTGGGATGGTCAACTCTCAGGACCCAAATGCTGGAACCATCACCTACCGGCAGGATATGATATACCTCTTTTCCTGTAGATACCCACTGCAGTACTTAGTGAACAACACAGAGATGAGTGT ATCTGGAGTGAATCTGGCAATTAAAGACAATAATGGTAGTTTTATCAGCACTCTCAGCATGCAGCTATTTGAG GACATCACATATACAACTCATCTCTTTGTACCCCCAACGGGTCTCCAGCTGAAGTCTAGGATTTTTGTGGAAGTCCGAGCCACTAATCTCACACAAAG gtTCAATGTTCTGTTGGATCGGTGCTATGCAACCACTAGCCCTTACCCAGTCAACAGCACATCCTTTGACCTGTTTGTTGG ATGTACTCAAGATCCACAAACCGTAATGGGTGTGAATGGAGAACAACAGGTGGCACGCTTCTCGTTTGAGGCTTTTCGCTTCGTAGAGCACAAGAACAGGACAGTGTCGACATTTTACATTCACTGTGCCACCAGACTCTGCGAGACCACTTTCTGTAGATCCTTGCGCCAG AATTGCACAAGTTCTCTAAGGAGGAGGAGAGACGTCCAATCGGCTCAAGGAACCTCAGTGAGTGATGTTGCGACAGTCACCTCTGGACCAATCATGACCAAAGTGGACAGTG GAGAACCAACTGCACCTGTTTCCGAAG TGTCTAAGGATCTGAAACGGCAAGAGGCAATGGTAGGCGTTTCCGTGGCAGCAGGGGTATTCTGTCTGCTGTGCATCGTCATGCTGGCTGTGCTTGTCTACAGGAAGTCCAATATAGACAAAGCATCCCTATTCCACTGA
- the LOC127433931 gene encoding histone H2B 3: MPEPAKSAPAPKKGSKKAVTKTQKKGDKKRRKTRKESYAIYVYKVLKQVHPDTGISSKAMGIMNSFVNDIFERIAGEASRLAHYNKRSTITSREIQTAVRLLLPGELAKHAVSEGTKAVTKYTSSK; encoded by the coding sequence ATGCCAGAGCCTGCGAAGTCAGCCCCAGCTCCCAAAAAGGGGTCGAAAAAAGCCGTCACCAAGACCCAGAAGAAAGGGGACAAGAAGAGGCGGAAGACAAGGAAAGAGAGTTACGCCATTTACGTGTACAAAGTATTGAAACAGGTGCACCCGGACACTGGCATCTCCTCAAAGGCGATGGGCATCATGAACTCGTTTGTTAACGATATCTTCGAGCGTATCGCCGGGGAAGCGTCGCGTCTGGCGCACTACAACAAGCGCTCCACCATCACATCACGGGAGATCCAGACGGCCGTGCGACTGCTGCTGCCGGGGGAGCTGGCCAAACACGCCGTGTCCGAGGGTACAAAGGCAGTGACCAAATATACCAGCTCTAAGTGA
- the LOC127433930 gene encoding histone H2A-like, which translates to MSGRGKTGGKARAKAKSRSSRAGLQFPVGRVHRLLRKGNYAERVGAGAPVYLAAVLEYLTAEILELAGNAARDNKKTRIIPRHLQLAVRNDEELNKLLGGVTIAQGGVLPNIQAVLLPKKTEKPAKSK; encoded by the coding sequence ATGTCTGGAAGAGGTAAGACCGGCGGAAAGGCCCGTGCGAAGGCCAAGTCTCGTTCATCCAGAGCTGGACTTCAGTTTCCAGTCGGACGTGTACACAGACTGCTACGCAAAGGAAACTACGCCGAGCGCGTAGGCGCCGGAGCTCCCGTGTATTTGGCAGCAGTCCTGGAATACCTGACGGCTGAGATCCTCGAGTTGGCCGGGAACGCAGCCCGAGACAACAAGAAAACAAGGATCATCCCCCGCCACCTGCAACTGGCTGTACGCAACGACGAAGAGCTTAACAAGCTTCTAGGCGGTGTTACCATCGCCCAGGGCGGAGTGCTTCCAAACATCCAAGCGGTGCTGCTGCCCAAGAAAACCGAGAAGCCAGCCAAGAGCAAGTAA